In one window of Pristiophorus japonicus isolate sPriJap1 chromosome 9, sPriJap1.hap1, whole genome shotgun sequence DNA:
- the LOC139273783 gene encoding zinc finger protein 239-like: MCGRGFTQSDTVLTHQQVHTGEKLFTCSMCDKGFAWLSNLLTHKRVHTGMRPFTCSVCGKGYARLAIFQKHQRIHIGERPFSCSVCGKGFAVSSNLLAHNKQIHTKERPFPCSVCGKGFTQSSDYLKHQRVHN; this comes from the coding sequence atgtGTGGCAGGGGTTTTACTCAGTCAGATACCGTGTTGACacatcagcaagttcacactggggagaagctgttcacATGCTCCATGTGTGATAAGGGATTCGCttggttatccaacctgctgacacacaaacgagttcacactgggatgaggccattcacttgctccgtCTGTGGGAAGGGATACGCTCGGTTAGCCATTTTCCagaaacaccagcgaattcacattggagagaggccgttcagctgttctgtctgtgggaagggattcgctgtgtcatccaacttgctggcacacaacaagcaaATTCACACGAAGGAGAGGCCGTTcccttgctctgtgtgtgggaagggattcactcagtcatccgactacctgaaacaccagcgagttcacaattga